The Pecten maximus chromosome 14, xPecMax1.1, whole genome shotgun sequence genome includes a region encoding these proteins:
- the LOC117341791 gene encoding uncharacterized protein LOC117341791 produces MHIPRAPIPKYSGIDSEHMENNITLVTAYFHIDTFLKGNIRRGMEDYLAWTEGYSKLENDLIAFTDSPDVENMLWKARSHLPIHKTKIYLVNKNDMWAFSLSGKIKKIFAQPGYPEHRPNTVIEQYPCAMHAKYELIEKVIRERMFRTKYLAWIDIGYFRIRYRKSFQLLIPPDFQDDHIAFVQMNTFKPHTAYSVISNDAVWVAGGMFIGRPEYLMVFIEDYRRVVESLIIMNLMGTDQNLLYIMYTKSERVFPRVPLQTYSAPCKCDWFYLGRYCRHVYEMSRTERQRRLIGRGKLLSIYHQYM; encoded by the coding sequence ATGCATATCCCGAGGGCACCAATACCTAAGTATTCAGGTATCGACAGTGAACACATGGAAAATAATATCACACTTGTAACTGCATATTTTCATATAGACACTTTCCTTAAGGGCAATATCAGACGGGGAATGGAGGATTATCTCGCGTGGACGGAAGGATATTCAAAACTTGAAAATGACCTAATTGCTTTTACCGATTCGCCTGATGTAGAAAATATGCTGTGGAAAGCTAGAAGTCACCTCCcaatacataaaacaaagatttatcttgtaaacaaaaatgacatGTGGGCGTTTAGTCTTTCCgggaaaattaagaaaatattcgCACAACCTGGCTACCCGGAACACCGTCCAAACACTGTGATAGAACAATATCCTTGTGCCATGCACGCGAAGTACGAACTAATAGAAAAGGTGATACGGGAGCGTATGTTCCGGACGAAGTACTTGGCGTGGATTGACATTGGTTACTTCCGGATCAGATACCGGAAGTCGTTCCAGCTCCTTATACCCCCCGACTTTCAGGACGATCACATCGCCTTTGTACAAATGAATACATTTAAGCCACACACGGCCTATTCTGTAATCAGTAATGATGCGGTGTGGGTGGCAGGTGGCATGTTTATAGGGAGACCGGAATATCTTATGGTGTTTATCGAGGACTACAGACGGGTGGTAGAGTCACTGATCATCATGAATCTAATGGGTACAGACCAGaacctactgtatataatgtatacaaaatcCGAGCGCGTGTTCCCTCGGGTCCCATTACAGACATACAGCGCCCCCTGTAAATGTGACTGGTTCTATCTCGGAAGGTACTGCCGTCACGTCTATGAGATGTCGCGTACAGAGCGCCAAAGGAGGCTTATTGGACGAGGAAAGCTTCTTAGCATATATCACCAGTACATGTAG